From a single Serratia surfactantfaciens genomic region:
- a CDS encoding glycoside hydrolase family 1 protein — MNGKFPQHFLWGGAVAANQVEGAYQADGKGLSTSDLQPQGIFGAITPRMPGDSGIKDVAIDFYHRYPEDIALFAEMGFKCLRTSIAWTRIFPQGDEETPNEAGLAFYDRLFDEMAKYGIQPLITLSHYEMPYGLVKNYGGWGDRRTIAFFERYARTVFERYKHKVKHWLTFNEINMSLHAPFTGVGLPPESDRSAIYQAIHHQLVASAKAVKACHEIVPEGKIGNMLLGGILYPLSCRPEDLLETQRQNRDWLFFGDVQARGYYPAYMQRFFRENGIQVEITNEDRQTLRETIDFISFSYYMSGCVTADPEQYETARGNILDMVPNPHLASSEWGWQIDPIGLRYLLNVLYDRYQKPLFIVENGLGAKDRVEADGSINDDYRINYLNDHLVQVAEAIDDGVEVMGYTSWGPIDLVSASKAEMSKRYGFIHVDRDDAGNGSLERRRKKSFYWYRDVIHSNGASLKDRL; from the coding sequence ATGAACGGCAAGTTTCCGCAACATTTTCTGTGGGGCGGCGCGGTAGCGGCGAACCAGGTAGAAGGCGCATATCAGGCCGACGGCAAGGGGCTGTCGACCTCCGATCTGCAGCCGCAGGGTATTTTCGGCGCCATCACGCCGCGCATGCCGGGCGACAGCGGCATCAAGGACGTGGCGATCGATTTCTATCATCGCTATCCGGAAGACATCGCGCTGTTCGCCGAAATGGGTTTCAAGTGCCTGCGCACCTCGATCGCCTGGACGCGCATTTTCCCGCAGGGCGATGAAGAGACCCCTAACGAGGCCGGGCTGGCGTTTTACGATCGGCTGTTCGACGAGATGGCGAAGTATGGCATCCAGCCGCTGATCACGCTGTCGCACTATGAGATGCCTTACGGCCTGGTGAAGAATTACGGCGGTTGGGGCGATCGCCGGACCATCGCTTTCTTCGAGCGCTATGCGCGCACCGTATTCGAACGCTATAAGCACAAGGTCAAACACTGGCTGACCTTCAATGAGATCAACATGTCGCTGCACGCGCCCTTCACCGGCGTCGGCTTGCCGCCGGAGAGCGACCGGAGCGCCATCTATCAGGCGATCCACCATCAGCTGGTGGCCAGCGCCAAAGCGGTGAAGGCCTGTCACGAGATCGTGCCGGAGGGCAAAATCGGCAACATGCTGTTGGGCGGCATCCTGTATCCGCTGAGCTGCAGGCCGGAAGATCTGCTGGAAACCCAGCGCCAAAACCGCGACTGGCTGTTCTTCGGCGACGTGCAGGCGCGCGGCTATTACCCGGCCTATATGCAGCGATTCTTCCGCGAAAACGGCATCCAGGTGGAGATCACCAACGAAGACCGGCAAACGCTGCGTGAAACCATCGATTTCATCTCGTTCAGCTACTACATGAGCGGCTGCGTAACCGCCGATCCGGAGCAGTACGAAACGGCGCGCGGCAACATTCTCGACATGGTGCCGAATCCGCACCTGGCCAGCTCGGAGTGGGGGTGGCAAATCGATCCGATCGGGCTGCGCTACCTGCTCAACGTGTTGTACGACCGCTATCAGAAGCCGTTGTTTATCGTTGAGAACGGGCTGGGCGCCAAAGACCGCGTCGAGGCCGACGGCAGCATCAACGACGATTACCGCATCAACTACCTGAATGATCATCTGGTGCAGGTGGCCGAGGCGATCGATGACGGCGTCGAGGTGATGGGCTATACCAGCTGGGGGCCGATCGATCTGGTCAGCGCCTCGAAGGCCGAAATGTCGAAGCGTTACGGCTTCATTCACGTCGACAGAGACGATGCCGGCAACGGTAGCCTCGAGCGTCGCCGCAAGAAGAGTTTCTACTGGTATCGCGATGTGATCCACAGCAACGGCGCCAGCCTGAAAGACCGACTCTAG
- a CDS encoding carbohydrate porin, whose protein sequence is MTLAALALWCSQAQAETLQTGKDVEAPTAKWEGVALGFEPPQPGLLGDMLGIRPILEDHGFHYNLGYLSQLSYNAGGGYNHDKQASYIDQFSLTFSQDLQALTGIPDAAIEGNIVNRNHDNSLTRDRLQDPRVGLTDLSQESFGGQSITRLGWLTFSRSFLDSRLQWRIGMMNKVQDFDQIIPCDFQTLTLCGGKSANSLTWYNWNVHYWGTTLQYKLTDGLTLKGGVMEQNPSAPSRSHAWSWSTKGSKGFLLPMELELKTHAVNQLPGVYNLGVLFTNARQSDLYEGVSGGPGASDPQGYRSHDRTWFLYTGFNQQVTRHADDANRGLSVFYSLGLGDQRSNYLHWSTSTGIRYRGLFDARPDDWLGLGVSVVKLSDRYKDNQRYLNQLNGVSDYHDPNYRPVPGHSVTAELYYRVNVTPWLQLQPGLQYWHHPAGVSETQDAWVTALKTVVTF, encoded by the coding sequence ATGACTCTGGCGGCGCTGGCGCTGTGGTGCAGCCAGGCGCAGGCGGAAACGCTGCAGACCGGCAAGGACGTCGAAGCCCCCACCGCCAAATGGGAAGGGGTGGCGCTCGGTTTTGAACCGCCGCAGCCTGGGCTATTGGGGGATATGCTGGGGATCAGGCCGATCCTGGAGGATCACGGTTTCCACTATAATCTCGGTTACCTCAGCCAGCTGTCGTATAACGCCGGCGGCGGTTACAACCACGATAAGCAGGCGTCGTACATCGACCAATTTTCGCTGACCTTCAGCCAGGATCTGCAGGCGCTGACCGGCATTCCGGACGCGGCGATCGAAGGCAATATCGTCAACCGCAACCATGACAACAGCCTGACCCGCGATCGGCTGCAGGATCCGCGCGTCGGCCTGACCGATCTGTCGCAGGAGAGCTTTGGCGGGCAGTCGATTACCCGCCTGGGCTGGTTGACCTTCAGCCGTTCCTTCCTCGACAGCCGGTTGCAGTGGCGCATTGGCATGATGAACAAGGTGCAGGATTTCGATCAGATCATCCCCTGCGACTTCCAAACGCTGACGCTGTGCGGCGGCAAGTCCGCCAACTCGTTGACCTGGTACAACTGGAACGTGCATTACTGGGGCACCACGCTGCAGTACAAGCTGACCGACGGCCTGACGCTCAAGGGCGGCGTGATGGAACAGAACCCGAGCGCCCCCAGCCGCAGCCACGCCTGGAGTTGGTCCACCAAGGGCAGCAAAGGCTTTCTGTTGCCGATGGAGCTGGAGCTGAAAACCCACGCCGTCAACCAGCTGCCGGGGGTGTATAACCTGGGCGTGCTGTTCACCAACGCGCGCCAGAGCGATCTCTATGAAGGGGTATCCGGCGGGCCGGGCGCCAGCGATCCGCAGGGCTATCGCAGCCACGATCGCACCTGGTTCCTGTACACCGGTTTCAACCAGCAGGTGACGCGCCATGCGGATGATGCCAACCGCGGTCTGAGCGTGTTTTACAGCCTGGGGCTGGGGGATCAGCGCAGCAACTACCTGCACTGGTCCACCTCGACCGGCATCCGTTACCGCGGGCTGTTCGATGCGCGGCCGGACGACTGGCTGGGGCTGGGTGTCTCGGTAGTGAAGCTGAGCGATCGCTATAAAGACAATCAGCGCTATCTCAACCAACTCAACGGCGTCAGTGATTATCACGATCCGAACTACCGGCCGGTACCGGGCCATTCGGTGACGGCGGAGCTCTATTATCGGGTGAACGTCACGCCGTGGCTGCAGCTGCAGCCGGGCCTGCAGTATTGGCATCACCCGGCGGGCGTCAGCGAGACGCAGGACGCCTGGGTGACGGCGTTGAAAACGGTAGTGACCTTCTGA
- a CDS encoding HD domain-containing protein, which translates to MTNTLAERARRYATKAHAAIDQRRKYTDDPYIVHPQAVMELVRSVPHTEEMLAAAWLHDTVEDTPTTLGDIESHFGPQVAELVRMLTNVSHAEDGNRFERKNRDRRHSASASPQAKTIKLADLIDNTRSLLDYDSHFAQTYLIEKQRLLEVLTEGDPTLWRQASHIVEQGLLRLQQPPHNVPASWFDHARRRYRESDAA; encoded by the coding sequence ATGACGAACACGCTTGCAGAACGCGCGCGCCGCTACGCCACCAAGGCGCATGCGGCCATCGATCAGCGCCGCAAATACACCGACGATCCGTACATCGTCCACCCGCAGGCGGTCATGGAACTGGTGCGTAGCGTGCCGCATACCGAAGAGATGCTGGCGGCCGCCTGGCTGCATGACACGGTGGAAGACACGCCCACCACCCTCGGCGATATCGAAAGCCACTTTGGGCCGCAGGTAGCGGAGCTGGTGCGGATGTTGACCAATGTCAGCCACGCCGAGGACGGCAACCGCTTCGAGCGCAAAAACCGCGATCGGCGCCACAGCGCAAGCGCATCGCCACAGGCCAAAACCATCAAGCTGGCGGATCTGATCGACAACACCCGCTCGCTGCTGGACTACGACAGCCACTTCGCCCAGACCTACCTGATCGAGAAGCAGCGCCTGCTGGAGGTACTGACCGAAGGCGACCCGACGCTGTGGCGCCAGGCCAGCCATATCGTCGAACAGGGGCTGCTCAGACTGCAGCAGCCGCCGCACAACGTGCCGGCCAGCTGGTTCGATCATGCCCGCCGGCGCTACCGCGAGAGCGACGCGGCCTGA
- a CDS encoding MarR family winged helix-turn-helix transcriptional regulator, translating to MKSTDTEQFKAKNLLQLDQQLCFALYSANLALHKVYRKLLNQLELTYPQYLVMMVLWERDRVTVSDIGERLFLDSATLTPLLKRLETAGLLVRYRATTDERQVIIALTEAGRALRERAQSVPEAVMCATDCSLDEIVSLKQQLEKLRGSLIDQI from the coding sequence ATGAAAAGCACCGATACCGAACAATTCAAGGCGAAGAATCTGCTGCAGCTCGATCAGCAGCTCTGTTTCGCGCTGTACTCCGCCAACCTGGCGCTGCACAAAGTTTACCGCAAGCTGTTGAATCAGCTCGAACTCACCTACCCGCAATACCTGGTGATGATGGTGCTGTGGGAACGCGATCGGGTGACGGTATCGGATATCGGCGAGCGGCTGTTCCTCGATTCCGCCACGCTGACGCCGCTGCTGAAACGGCTGGAAACCGCCGGTTTGCTGGTGCGCTATCGCGCCACCACCGATGAACGGCAGGTGATCATCGCGCTCACCGAAGCAGGCCGCGCGCTGCGCGAGCGGGCGCAATCGGTGCCCGAGGCGGTGATGTGCGCCACCGACTGCAGCCTGGACGAGATCGTTTCGCTTAAACAGCAGCTGGAAAAGCTGCGCGGCAGCCTGATCGATCAGATTTGA
- a CDS encoding organic hydroperoxide resistance protein, with product MSIEKVVYRAHATATGGRDGRATSSDGVLDVKLGVPKEMGGAGGEVTNPEQLFAAGYSACFLGALKFVAAKEKVKIPAEAKIDGTVGIGEIPNGFGIEVQLDISLPGIERSVAEDLVKKAHVVCPYSNATRGNIDVTLNVK from the coding sequence ATGTCTATTGAGAAAGTGGTTTACCGCGCTCACGCCACCGCAACCGGCGGCCGCGACGGCCGAGCGACCTCCTCCGACGGCGTGTTGGACGTGAAACTGGGCGTGCCGAAAGAGATGGGCGGCGCCGGCGGCGAAGTCACCAACCCCGAGCAGCTGTTTGCCGCCGGTTATTCCGCCTGCTTCCTCGGCGCGCTGAAGTTCGTCGCGGCGAAAGAAAAGGTTAAAATTCCGGCCGAAGCGAAGATCGACGGCACCGTCGGCATCGGTGAAATCCCGAACGGCTTCGGCATCGAAGTGCAGTTGGATATTTCGCTGCCGGGCATCGAACGCAGCGTGGCGGAAGATCTGGTGAAAAAGGCGCACGTGGTGTGCCCGTATTCCAACGCGACTCGCGGCAATATCGACGTCACTCTGAACGTTAAGTAA
- the eptB gene encoding kdo(2)-lipid A phosphoethanolamine 7''-transferase, producing MNKIKSLSQQNLSLLLAIYIGIFLNLSVFYRRFDSLAHGIQGIKLISAVTEVIAIVLFTFFIMRLVSLGGRLFYRIVASLLVLISVAASYYMTFFNVVIGYGIVVSVMTTDIDLSKEVVGLHFVLWMMALSALPLLLIWKNSLRHTLIEQLKTPGHRIKPLLVLLAVVALVWLPLRMLDDEQSVQEKLANVDLPSYGGVVAHSYLPSNWLSALGLFAYTRYDESQDQSTLFDPGKHFTYVPPADIDDTYVVFIIGETTRWDHMGMLGYERDTTPRLSKEKNLVAFRGESCDTATKLSLRCMFVREGGAEDNPQRTLKEQNVFAVLKELGFSSELFAMQSEVWFYNNTEVNNYSFREMIASEKRNDGKAVDDMLLVDEMKESLARYPKGKHLVILHTKGSHYLYSQRYPRSYARYQPECMGVDDSCTKAQLINAFDNTVLYTDSFISNVIDQVRDKKAIVFYAADHGESIGENTHLHGTPREMAPPEQFRVPMIVWASDKYLENPQHLSAFEQLQAQQRIGRTHRHVELFDTILGCLGYTSPNGGIVDKNNWCHVPQPKAAPARL from the coding sequence ATGAACAAAATAAAATCGCTATCGCAGCAGAATTTATCGTTATTGTTAGCGATCTATATCGGCATCTTTTTAAACCTGTCCGTTTTTTATCGCCGTTTTGACTCGCTCGCGCACGGCATTCAGGGAATTAAGCTTATTTCGGCGGTGACGGAAGTGATCGCTATCGTTTTGTTCACTTTCTTTATCATGCGGTTGGTGTCGCTCGGCGGCCGTTTGTTTTATCGCATTGTCGCCTCGCTGCTGGTGCTGATTTCGGTTGCCGCCAGCTACTACATGACGTTTTTCAATGTGGTGATCGGCTACGGCATCGTGGTGTCGGTGATGACCACCGATATCGATCTGTCGAAAGAGGTGGTCGGCTTGCACTTCGTGCTGTGGATGATGGCGCTCAGCGCCTTGCCGCTGCTGCTGATCTGGAAAAACAGCCTGCGCCACACCCTGATAGAGCAGCTGAAAACCCCCGGCCACCGCATCAAGCCGCTGCTGGTCTTGCTGGCGGTGGTGGCATTGGTATGGCTGCCGCTGCGTATGCTGGACGATGAACAAAGCGTGCAGGAGAAGCTCGCCAACGTCGATCTGCCGAGCTACGGCGGCGTGGTGGCGCATTCGTACCTGCCGTCCAACTGGCTGTCGGCGCTGGGGCTGTTCGCCTATACCCGCTATGACGAAAGCCAGGATCAGAGCACGCTGTTCGATCCGGGCAAACATTTCACCTATGTACCGCCGGCCGACATCGACGATACCTATGTGGTGTTCATCATCGGCGAAACCACCCGCTGGGATCACATGGGCATGCTGGGCTACGAGCGCGATACCACGCCGCGGCTGTCGAAAGAGAAGAATCTGGTGGCGTTCCGCGGCGAGTCGTGCGACACCGCCACCAAACTGTCGCTGCGCTGCATGTTCGTGCGTGAAGGCGGCGCCGAGGACAACCCGCAGCGCACGCTGAAAGAGCAGAACGTGTTTGCGGTACTGAAAGAGCTGGGCTTCTCTTCCGAACTGTTCGCCATGCAGAGCGAGGTGTGGTTTTACAACAACACCGAGGTGAACAACTATTCGTTCCGCGAGATGATCGCGTCCGAGAAGCGCAACGACGGCAAGGCGGTCGACGATATGCTGCTGGTGGATGAAATGAAGGAATCGCTGGCGCGTTATCCGAAGGGCAAACACCTGGTGATCCTGCATACCAAAGGCTCGCACTACCTGTACTCGCAGCGTTATCCGCGCAGCTATGCGCGCTATCAGCCGGAGTGTATGGGGGTGGATGACTCCTGCACCAAGGCGCAGCTGATCAACGCCTTCGATAACACCGTGTTGTATACCGACAGCTTTATCAGCAACGTGATCGATCAGGTGCGCGACAAGAAGGCCATCGTGTTCTACGCCGCCGATCACGGCGAATCGATCGGCGAGAATACACACCTGCACGGCACGCCGCGCGAAATGGCACCGCCGGAGCAGTTCCGCGTGCCGATGATAGTGTGGGCGTCGGACAAGTACCTCGAGAATCCGCAGCACCTCAGCGCCTTTGAGCAGCTGCAGGCGCAGCAGCGCATCGGCAGAACGCACCGCCACGTCGAGCTGTTCGACACCATTCTCGGCTGTCTCGGCTACACCTCGCCGAACGGCGGCATCGTGGATAAAAACAACTGGTGCCATGTGCCGCAGCCGAAAGCGGCGCCCGCCCGCCTGTAA
- the uhpA gene encoding transcriptional regulator UhpA — protein sequence MTLRVAFIDDHDIVRSGFVQLLSLEADIQVVGEFSSAAQARAGLPGLEAEICICDISMPDGSGLDLLADIPSGIRVVMLSMHDNPALVEMALERGASGFLSKRCKPEDLITAVRTVAGGGVYLMPEIAQQLARVKVDPLTRREREIALLLAQGQEVREIAAALGLSPKTVHVHRANLFAKLGINNNVELARRMLNL from the coding sequence ATGACCCTGCGCGTGGCGTTTATCGACGATCATGACATTGTGCGTTCGGGCTTTGTGCAGCTGCTGTCGCTGGAGGCCGATATTCAGGTGGTGGGCGAATTCAGCAGCGCGGCGCAGGCGCGTGCCGGCCTGCCGGGGCTAGAGGCGGAAATCTGCATCTGCGATATTTCGATGCCGGACGGCAGCGGCTTGGATCTGCTGGCGGACATTCCTTCCGGCATTCGCGTGGTGATGCTGTCGATGCACGATAACCCGGCGCTGGTGGAAATGGCGCTGGAGCGCGGCGCCAGCGGCTTTCTCTCCAAGCGTTGCAAGCCGGAAGATCTGATCACCGCAGTGCGTACCGTCGCCGGCGGCGGCGTCTACCTGATGCCGGAAATCGCCCAGCAGCTGGCGCGGGTGAAGGTGGATCCGCTCACCCGCCGCGAGCGCGAGATCGCGCTGCTGTTGGCGCAGGGGCAGGAGGTGCGCGAGATTGCCGCCGCGCTGGGGCTGTCGCCGAAGACGGTGCATGTGCATCGCGCCAACCTGTTCGCCAAGCTGGGCATCAATAACAACGTCGAGCTGGCCAGACGGATGTTGAATCTGTGA
- the uhpB gene encoding signal transduction histidine-protein kinase/phosphatase UhpB, translated as MTQRLITQLALFFIYAASAFCLWGIGTALIDPPWQALLLFPFGLRMGILLQSPYRFWPGILLADLLLMALLADQFGYGPALWASVAVLVLTVLLSLLASPWLLRHQQSDSEWRWPLLQGAVVAAAALLQALVWQLVSGEGARALLLGLTGGFTIAPTCLLLWHYLARQIWVPLEPGLIHKPVELRLGHLASYLLLFAFSIWLQQQVNAAELRRFAPFCLAIPIVFMSYRYGWQGALLATLLNGVALMVNEPPQPESHRDLLLSLLVQSLTGLLLGAGIQRQRELNQQLRLRLEENRQLARALVTAEEQTRREVARELHDEVGQTITVIRTQASIVKRLAPEPAVIGCADAIDTLALRVYDGVHDVLTQLWPAALNNLPLSAAVAAMLRESLPQDASLVSSMQWQVPDELLDETLKITLYRVCQEGVTNVCRHAGASRLELDARLQPRKGAAPQIVLTIRDNGVGFAADNHQPGYGLRGMQERISALGGSLRLTSERGACLSVILPTVSPAQAQN; from the coding sequence GTGACGCAGCGCCTGATCACCCAGCTGGCGCTGTTTTTCATCTATGCCGCCAGCGCGTTTTGCCTGTGGGGCATCGGCACCGCACTGATCGATCCGCCCTGGCAGGCGCTGTTGCTGTTCCCGTTCGGCCTGCGCATGGGCATTCTGCTGCAGAGCCCTTACCGTTTCTGGCCGGGGATCCTGCTGGCTGACCTGCTGCTGATGGCGCTGCTGGCGGATCAGTTCGGCTATGGCCCGGCGCTGTGGGCATCGGTGGCGGTGCTGGTACTGACGGTGCTGCTCAGCCTGCTGGCCTCGCCGTGGTTGCTGCGCCATCAGCAGAGCGACAGTGAATGGCGTTGGCCGCTATTGCAGGGCGCGGTGGTGGCCGCTGCCGCTTTATTGCAGGCGCTGGTGTGGCAACTGGTGAGCGGCGAGGGCGCGCGCGCGCTGCTGCTCGGCCTGACCGGCGGTTTCACCATCGCGCCGACCTGCCTGCTGCTGTGGCACTATCTGGCGCGCCAAATCTGGGTGCCGCTGGAGCCGGGGCTGATCCACAAACCGGTGGAGTTGCGCCTGGGTCACCTGGCCAGCTATCTGCTGCTGTTTGCGTTCAGCATCTGGCTGCAACAGCAGGTTAACGCCGCCGAGCTGCGCCGTTTCGCGCCTTTCTGCCTGGCGATCCCAATCGTGTTCATGTCTTATCGCTACGGCTGGCAGGGGGCGCTGTTGGCGACGCTGCTCAACGGCGTGGCGCTGATGGTCAACGAGCCGCCGCAGCCGGAGTCGCACCGCGATCTGCTGTTGTCGTTGCTGGTCCAAAGCCTGACCGGGTTGCTGCTGGGGGCCGGCATTCAGCGCCAGCGCGAGCTGAATCAGCAACTGAGGCTGAGGCTGGAAGAGAATCGGCAGCTGGCGCGGGCGCTGGTGACGGCGGAGGAACAAACCCGGCGTGAGGTGGCGCGCGAGCTGCACGATGAAGTGGGACAGACCATTACCGTTATTCGCACTCAGGCCAGCATCGTCAAGCGCCTGGCGCCGGAGCCGGCGGTGATCGGCTGCGCCGACGCCATCGATACGTTGGCGCTGCGGGTCTACGACGGGGTGCACGATGTGCTGACCCAGCTGTGGCCGGCGGCGCTGAACAACCTGCCGCTGTCGGCGGCGGTGGCGGCGATGCTGCGGGAGTCGCTGCCGCAGGACGCGTCGCTGGTGAGTAGCATGCAGTGGCAGGTACCGGACGAACTGCTGGATGAAACGCTGAAAATCACGCTGTATCGGGTGTGCCAGGAAGGCGTGACCAATGTGTGCCGCCACGCCGGCGCCAGCCGCCTGGAGCTGGACGCGCGCCTGCAACCGCGCAAAGGCGCCGCGCCGCAGATCGTCCTAACCATCCGTGACAACGGCGTGGGTTTTGCTGCGGATAATCATCAGCCGGGATACGGCCTGCGCGGTATGCAGGAGCGTATCAGCGCCCTCGGCGGCAGCCTGCGGCTCACCTCTGAGCGGGGCGCCTGTTTGAGTGTGATCTTGCCCACAGTTTCGCCGGCGCAGGCGCAAAACTAG
- a CDS encoding MFS transporter — MWSFLKSRPDAPQVTDQRQIDASYKYWRIQLMCTMYIGYAAFYFTRKSFNFIMPAMLSDLGLTMSDVGILGTLFYITYGCSKFISGMISDRSNPRYFMGLGLIMTGVLNIFFGLSSSLMMLGTLWILNAFFQGWGWPPCSKILTSWYSRSERGSWWAIWNTSHNVGGALIPLLVGFISLHFSWRYGMIIPGIIGVVLGLLMCWRLRDKPTSMGLPSVGKWRNDAMELVQESEGQGLSNREIIKRYVLTNKYIWLLAVSYVLVYIVRTAINDWGNLYLTQEKGYSLMTANSAISLFEVGGFIGSLVAGWGSDKLFRGNRGPMNLIFAIGIFLSVAALWLMPGVTYLLQACCFFAIGFFIFGPQMLIGMAAAECSHKDAAGAATGFVGLFAYLGAALSGYPIARVMEIWHWNGFFVVISIAACLSALFLLPFLRAQTPALKTAKA, encoded by the coding sequence ATGTGGTCTTTCCTTAAAAGCCGCCCGGACGCGCCGCAGGTCACCGATCAACGGCAGATCGACGCCAGCTACAAATACTGGCGCATCCAGCTGATGTGCACCATGTACATCGGCTACGCCGCGTTTTACTTCACGCGCAAAAGCTTCAACTTCATCATGCCGGCGATGCTGAGCGATCTGGGCCTGACGATGTCTGACGTCGGCATTCTCGGCACGCTGTTCTACATCACCTACGGCTGCTCGAAATTCATTTCCGGCATGATCAGCGATCGTTCCAACCCGCGTTACTTTATGGGCCTGGGCCTGATCATGACCGGGGTGCTGAATATCTTCTTCGGCCTCAGCTCGTCGTTGATGATGCTGGGCACGCTGTGGATCCTCAACGCCTTCTTCCAGGGCTGGGGCTGGCCGCCGTGCTCCAAAATCCTCACCAGCTGGTATTCGCGCTCCGAGCGCGGCAGCTGGTGGGCGATCTGGAACACGTCGCACAACGTCGGCGGCGCGCTGATCCCGCTGCTGGTGGGCTTTATCTCGCTGCACTTCAGCTGGCGTTACGGCATGATCATTCCCGGCATCATCGGCGTGGTGCTGGGCCTGCTGATGTGCTGGCGCCTGCGCGACAAGCCGACCAGCATGGGGCTGCCGAGCGTCGGCAAATGGCGCAACGACGCCATGGAGCTGGTGCAGGAGTCGGAAGGTCAGGGGCTGAGCAATCGCGAGATCATCAAGCGCTACGTGCTGACCAACAAGTACATCTGGCTGCTGGCGGTCTCTTACGTGCTGGTGTACATCGTGCGTACCGCGATCAACGACTGGGGCAACCTCTATCTGACGCAGGAAAAAGGCTATTCGCTGATGACCGCCAACTCGGCTATCTCGCTGTTTGAAGTGGGCGGCTTTATCGGTTCGCTGGTGGCCGGTTGGGGTTCCGACAAGCTGTTCCGCGGCAACCGCGGCCCGATGAACCTGATCTTCGCTATCGGTATCTTCCTGTCGGTAGCCGCGTTGTGGCTGATGCCAGGCGTCACCTACCTGCTGCAGGCCTGCTGCTTCTTCGCCATCGGCTTCTTCATCTTCGGCCCGCAGATGCTGATCGGCATGGCGGCGGCGGAGTGCTCGCACAAGGATGCGGCGGGCGCGGCGACCGGTTTCGTCGGCCTGTTCGCCTACCTGGGCGCGGCGCTGTCTGGCTATCCGATCGCGCGGGTGATGGAAATCTGGCATTGGAACGGCTTCTTCGTGGTGATTTCCATCGCCGCCTGCCTGTCGGCGCTGTTCCTGCTGCCGTTCCTGCGTGCGCAGACGCCGGCGCTGAAAACCGCCAAAGCCTGA